One Periophthalmus magnuspinnatus isolate fPerMag1 chromosome 4, fPerMag1.2.pri, whole genome shotgun sequence genomic window, ACCTGGCACAACATCGACTACACAGACAACGTGGGCTGTATTCACCTCATCAGTAAGAAGCCCACTGGCCTGCTTTACTTGCTGGACGAGGAGAGCAAGTACGAATACTACATTTAGACAAATTTTCCCTCTGCAAACATATCTTGTATTCATACGTTTTTGTGTTTCAGCTTTCCACATGCCACAGAAGAAACATTACTAGCCAAATTTAAGCAGCAGCATCAGGGGAACAAGTACTTTGTGCCCACACCAGTTATGGAACCAGCTTTTGTCATTCAACACTTTGCTGGaagagtaaaatataaaataaaggtggcacaattattactatttattgtGTTGGCAAAGTTCATGTTGGGTACTAAATGATTTTTGTCTCATGGCAGGACTTCCGAGAAAAGAACACAGATCATATGCGGCCAGACATTGTGGCCTTGTTGAGGAGCAGTGATCGTTCTTATGTCCGTCAGCTCATTGGGATGGACCCCGTGGCGATGTTTCGTTGGGGGATTCTGCGTGCCACTATCAGAGCCCTCGCTGCTTTCAATGAAGCTGGCCGTGCCTGGGCTGCAAAGACTTCAGGTACACAGTGCACTTGACAACTAACAACTAATAGGTTgggttcatgtgacatcacaactttcaaatctctagtttaaaattgagctggacAGGTCTGAAATTTATAGTGGAACTTACTGTTTAATTGCAGACGTCCTGGTTTATGTGAATATCTCTGCAGTTACCGGACTTATCTAAGTAAACCAAAAACTACAGCAGAATTTTGCTTCCCGTCTGTcgctataaataaacataagtgaatttttttttttcacagtagcTACAGAAATCTGTGTCATTATGCAACCCCTATaacatgattgttgtcagttgaaagaacTTGGCAAGATGGAGCCAATTCCAAATAATGACAAGATTCAATAGTAAATACAACTATCACCATACAATTCTAGTACCTGAACATAACCTAATTGTATTTAACTTCAGTCTTGGTTCTAAAAAATGTCTTCGTTTTTATTTTAGGCATTGTCCGACCTGCATCCAGAACTCCTCTAGGGGAGCTCCAGCGATCTAATACTCCAATTGAACGAATGTACAAGTAagcgatgtgtgtgtgatttgatACATGGGTCATTTCTGTTTTCCCTGGATTTCCAAGGTTTGCCTTGTAGAGTGAAGTGTGTTGGTTTACTAACTACTGCTTGTTAAGAGtatattattgcttttatattCTAATGGGAGTTAGATGGGAGACTTCAATCTTTACTTGTGTTTTTAGTGCAGTGAGGCGGGACAATTCTTTTCAGATACAAAGCCAGATAAAATTAGTTCCACCTTTCCTCATTTTGGTCCTGCACTTTCCCTCTCCACTTTTTGgtgaccccagtgtgtgtggtttctcctcttcctctccccttcaCAGACGAGCTTCTATGCTCGatttttgctttgatcactCTGAGGAGCGCCCTCTAGAGGCCTTTGAGGACATCTTTGCTAGCTATGAGAATAAGAAGTAAGTACTCCAAATTGGTGGTCAAATGAAGAACATGAACAAAAGGGACCAGGCAGAAGAAAAATGTATAGACAAAGTTAAGACTCTgtgaaaataataatgcaacatatttttgaaagaaaaattacAATGTGCTACCTtgaaattttattttagtcatcaGTGTCAGAATgattagttttactttttaaatgtagagGAATATATTACATAAGCACCAATATACTTTTTATGTGTATCAACACATTATCAACTGGATGCAAGATGCTCATCTGGAtgcaaaatacacattttaaatgcacCAGTGAAGCTCATCCCAAAACATATACAAACTTTTTCTTGTGCTTCTTCCATATGCAGCAccgtacatgttttttttttcttacaaattacaaagaaaagaaatattttCTTCTGTTTGGCCTCTGAGTTTCATTTTTAACCAGGGTAAGTACAGACAAAATTGCATGAGCTAGCAATGAGACCAAAAAGTCTCCCAATTAACCTCACTGAATCTATGTCAGACATAATACCAGTCCAAAAtcaggcaaaataataaaaatgacacaaataacAGCTTACAGTCTCACAGCCGATAACTGGCCCAGCATGGAAAGTGACAGCCAATGACACTCTGCATGTTAACTACCTCCACGGTGGGGACAAGTGTGTGAATACGTCTCTGTCAAGCCCCAGTTGCTTCCTCTGTACTTGTATGTTTTCGGTTCTTGGTGGGATAAAGCAGCATGGTTGGGTGGTCACATGTGTCTTGTGGCTTATCTAATATAAACATGAAAAGTCTGAGAGAGGGTTTCTGGGTAATTCTTCACGGTTGAGTGAAGTAAGAAAGCCTTTTGATAGTAGACCCCCAACTATCTTGcagtatgtgtttgtttgtattataaCAATGTTGGTGGTGGTTTTTTCTGAGGTTCTAGACTACAACACATAACAATTTACGACTTCCTCACTCcttagttttttttgtattaaaatgaatcAACTATGtgccccccctcccttctgctcCTGGTCCACTCCCCCACTCCTGCCCACTTTGTATGTGGTTCACTCAGAGACATGCATGCACAGATCATCAGCTCCATTAAGAACTTGCAGCTGGATGCTGAGGACCCTCGAAAGCTGCTGCAGTCCTGGGGTCGCCTCCGTTTCCCCCGGCACGTTCTTCAGTGAGTCTGCAGTCAGACTTATATCAGCGTTTCTGACTGGTTTCGACCAAAACCACTCCCAATGCTTCTCATTTCAACCAGTCCATTGCTTTATATTATCACATATTCACTAGATATTGCATTATAAGCTAGCTAGTTCTATTGTTGTAAtgctctgaatacttttacagtcTGCTGCTTGAGCATTACTATTAGAGGTGCACTGTGTTACTTTTCTAGTGGATGGtcctccacctgtttgtctatattgacatgtttttgtttttctgaatacattccacaatatggcattaaactcgcCTATTTTTACCATTATTCAGTAATTCAATCCcccaaaaatatgcattctacTGTTTGCCACTCCACAGCTCTGAACTGTAACTTCACATAAAGTTTACTGCCATATGCCATAAGCAAAGCattaacaactccatggagacaagcgggtacCGGTAGTTAACCGTCCACAAGAGCAGTTATGCAGAGTATGTTTTAGTGTATTGGGCATGTACATCATCTTACACATAAAAATTACAGACAGTAGTTTTTCAGCATGTCTCTTATTTTTTCCAGTCTGTTGGAGAATAATCTGTTATAGATATAGAAACCTTGATTAGTTAGCTTTGAAGCATGTCTTGCAGATCTGTGTGGTCATATCAACTTGTTAGACTGCAGCATCACTCTCCATCTTTACTCTAATGTCTGTACTTACTCTACATCAGCTCTGAGCCCCTCACAGGTGTATTCACTGACTGACAACGCATGAAGACCACTCCTGTCTATACTAACCAGGATTCACTTCCGCCGTTCACAAAATAAGTAATAATGATTAGCATCTTGGAtacttacttttattttgcatttttgcaggaagaacaaaaacaccaaacagaAGCAAGTAATTCCCAAGGTAAGTTTAATTCAAGTTTTCTTCAATTAAAGTTTAACACTTTATCATCATCACCTTTTATCACTTTTTTCAGAGATTGTTGGATTCTCGGTCTCTGAAGTTCATTGTTGGTCTGACACTACATGATCGCACTACCAAATCTCTCCTTCATTTGAACAAAAAGAAGAAGCCTCCCAGTATCAGTGCCCAGTTTCAGGTATTGCTATTGCATTATGAATACTAGAgaatttaatacttttatttttagttaatgctttgtttattttccaggcatctttgacaaaacttttagAGACTTTGAACAGAGCAGAGCCATACTTTATCCGTTGTATTCGCTCCAATGCAGAAAAGGTAAAGTGGTCTACTGAAGTGGTGTATTGAATATGTACctgaaatggaatatatttgtGGAGTTAAGATAagtaataaatgtgtgtgtgtatatatatatatatatatatatatatatatatatatatatatatatatatatatatatatatatatatatatatatatatatatatatatatatatatatatatatatatatatatatatatatatatatatatatatatatatatatatatatgacttaTACATATGATTTATACATACAGAAAGAGATGTATCTAGATGAAACCTTAGTGGTACAGCAGCTCCGATACACAGGAATGCTGGAGACCGTTCGAATCCGAAGGTCAGGTTATGGAGCCAAGTATACATTCCAGGTATGAGAGTGTTTGTTAAAAACAAGTCTGTTTCTGAACATGTTAATATTGgcatttcttctctttttttatgAAGGAGTTCTTTACCCAGTTCAGAGTTTTGTTGCCCAAGAATGCCACAGAATCAAAAGAAGTAATTTCTGCTCTGCTTGAGAAAATGGGTCTGGATCCCACCACCTACCAGATTGGAAAAACTAAGGTTTAGTATTACATCTGATGACATTTTATAGTCAATTTAatcttaatttaatttaatcccTTATTAACTGTACATACATGTAAATCTCTGAATAGGTGTTTTTGAAAGAGCTGGAACGACAACAACTTCAGGATACACTCCACAAAGAAGTTATGCGAAAGATCATCTTCCTCCAACGCTGGGTCAAAGCCCGACTGCAGAGGAAAGCGTTTCTAGACATGAGACATGCAGCTGTTGTAATACAGGTGATCCAGGGTTAAATACCACTTTATATATTCTGCTcagagggattttttttttttttttacagccttttttctttattttttttatcagcgCTCTTGGCGCAGGTactgtgaggaggagcagaggcgaCGTGCTGCCATTGTTATTCAGGCTTTGTGGAGGGGGCACCTACAGAGGAAAGCGTACAATCTCCAGAAGAAAGGTGCAACTAAAATACAAGCGCTCGTCAGGGGTCACTCTGCACGCAGGAGGTAAATCTTATAGCTTTAGTGCATTTTTATGTAGTtagtttattatttcattttacagATTTACCAGTAGGTACACACTTGTcatagtttggtcctgttttgagcccagtttatTCCTGATGTAGTCTTAATTTGGTCCTGTTCTTGTGCTGCTTTAGTTCTAGTCTGGTCCAgttttagttccaggtttagttccaggtttagtcccagtttgatCCCAAATTAGAGGGATATATATGAATGCACCTTTTTAGAGGTTCATTGATGTCAGCATCAACAACATACCAATAATGAAATCTCAAGTGACACTTATAATAGTTCTCAAAGCTTTATGAAACTTTCTCAAGTCATAGAAGGTCATTTAGTTTGCTTTAGTAGACAGTTTTCAATAATTGCATTTGTACTTTAGGTGCCAATCCATGCGTGAGGAAAAACgcaaaaaggaggaagaggagagagaagcacaGAGAAGACTGGAGGAAGAAgagcaaaggaggagagaggaggaggagaggaggaggttagaagaagaggagaggaggaaagctACTGAGGAGGAGGCACacaaaagagcagaagaagagcttGCCAGAAGAATCCAGGCCGCAGAGGAAGAGGCTCGGAAAAAGCTtgaggaagagaaggaaagatCAGAGCCTCAAACCAGAGAGGATCCAGATATAGAGCTAGTCACTGAGGAGACACTAGATGAGACACAGGACTtgccagaggaggtggaggatggAGAGATTACAACAGGCTTACAGGACGAAGAGCAAATGGAAATCAAAGGTACAGAAGCTGAGGCCGGACCCCAGCAGCCGGGCAAAGGAGACAATGAAGAGAATTTGAACAAGTTAACACTAGAAGATACAACATTCTCCACTCTACTCCATCCCCTCCCTCAAATGGCTCCAACAGACACTGCTCACTTACCTACTAATACTGAAAATGCACAAGGGAAATTTCCTGACAGAAACCATTCAGCAAttcaggaaaagagagagaagaggagaagaaggggaCTTGAGCATAATCGTAGGGAGACAGAACGAGCAGCtgcctcctcttcaccacccaCCAATAAGGATCAGTCTACAGCTCCAAAGGTCAAAACTCCAGAGACTTCTAAGCTCAGAGAGAGAGCTGACAGCAAAGAGATAGACCAGTATACGTTTGTGGTGCAGAAAATTAAAGACGACAAAGGTggtaagagagaggaaaaaactTCACCTCCACAGGCTCCTCCTGTTCGTCCCTCTACGTTACTCCTACAATGCCTTGATCATGACAAAAATGAGCTAGGTGAAAGTGCTGGAGCAGTTAACCTGCAGCGTCGGCCTGGGGCAATAAAAGAGAAACCTGAGAAATGGAAAGGTAGAAGAAGTGATGACTATGACACTGTTACCCCTCCAGCAGGAAGAAATGGGGCTTTGAAAAGGCAGTTGTAagttttcttgtctttttatttgtcatttaaataGATTACAAATGTGAATTATTTAATCAGTAAAATCATGCATTTAATTCATTTTCTTAGAGGGAACAGTAGCCCATAAAGTCATAATATCCAGTCTAACTGTGTTTACAGAATGGAATCCGCATCTTCGTCTGTTGACAGCTTATCTCCAAGTTCAGAGGGGGCTGGAGCGTTGTCTCCGCGTGAGGTAATAATCTTTAAAATTAGTGAAACATTTCACCTTTGACTCAATACAATTAAagcttttttaaacttttgtttttatagtttaCTCACACAGACAGCCACACAGAACGTTCATTGGGAGGTTCGTTTAGATGGCGACCTCAGGATTCGGGTCACCAGGATCCATTCCAGTCCATCCCATCCACACCTGACAGGTAATGCTCTAGATTGCCCCAGGGTGAAGTAGTGGCCGGTGATGACAAATTAAAATCAGAATTGTTCTTAGATTTTGAGTGGAGGTCTTGATTGCTTTGATTATGTGGTCTTCAGGTCTGGAGGCTTCCTCAGCAAGATTCTGAAGAAACGACCTCAGAAAGAAGTCCAGACTCCAGATGATGGAGAGATCACACCTAGTTTCAGTGAGAAGTCATGTGGAGGAGAAGGTAAACAAATTATTAATATGAAACAGAATTTTACTGCCCAGAAATTGTAATTGATTCAAACATAAAAATGCTCCTGGTCTGTCAGTTTTTGGTGATAAAACATTAACTCTGCACTTACACTAGCCTACAGCTCAGTTGCTGAAGTGCACTTCCAGCACAGACCTTGAACTGAGATgtgaaaagaaaacacatgtGTATTCCCTATTATTATTCCCAGGACTGGGATAATCTAACAGTTTGTTTTCTGTGCAAACACTGACTTGTGCTGATCCTCACATGGTTCCATTCCACCACTGTTCAATAACGAATCTCTTTTTAACATCAGGATATTCAGCTCGCCCTCTTGCTCAGCCCTATGGGGAACGCTCAGGTAAAGCTTTAGGTCGCAATCCCACCATAAAAATTAGCCGTGCCACAAGAGTGTCTGAGCAATGGAACGCCTCTTTGGACCGAGAAATCACAAATGCTAATGAACTGCGCCACCTGGATGAATTTTTAGGCAATCAGGTATTTTCCTCAGTTGCTCTAATGTAATTTTCTTTCAAcaacaaacattaaacatgaCCCGTTTCCACTATAGGTAAACGACTTCCGCTCTAGAGGGAAATCTCTTTCGGCCACTGAAGCCATCTTTGTAACGGCTACAATGCAGTTCAGAGAGACCATCAAAGCCATGTATTCCCTCTCGGTGAGTATCTTTTGGAACAAGATTAGATTCAGAGATTTCTGTATGTTCTTATCTTTCATTCCCCTCCAGAAACCCACGATTGGTTACAAGGACCTGATGACAAGCTACAAAAACAAAGTGTTTCACCTGGCGGATGACAAGCAAAAGGCGGAGGTGCAGCTGGTGGTGAACCTGTTCCAGTCGGTGCTAGATGGGTTTATTAGAGGAGAGATGAAGAAGGAGGAGGCAGAGCCAGTCAAGGTGATTCCCCACCTCCATGCACACAGATGAAcgctgccattgtgtccatgggcaagatacttaattCACCTCACCCTCAGTATACTagtgtataaataaatgtgtgtgaatgggtggatATAGAGCTTTGAGTTCCTggaatgtaaaaatgtgctatataaatgtgactaaTTGCTATTTTACAATTGGTAATTTCTGTTTTCTATTTTAGccaaaagcaagaaaaaaacggcggaaaaaggacaaaagtgtaagtgcaaagaaaaaaataatttgtcctgttttattttatttcttttgtatttgGTTGTAAAGTAATTTTGTCTGTTTATCAGATGGAGAGCCCCTTGGATCATGTTTTCGTAAACTATCAGGTCAGcattatgcagtcatgtgaccagtGCACTTCATACATCTGGGGCATGGAGAAAGCCTATATGTGCAGCAGTGAGTTTACATACATCTCTGTTTATAAGAGACTTTTATGATGCGTGCATTATACAGCATTATTAACTGTTTTCATTTGGTTCATTTCTGACAGGTTGTAAAATGGTATGCCACAAAAAGTGTCTCAACAAAATAGTCACTGACTGCTACACGTTCTGTGCCAAAAGGGTGTGTAGGTGCAACTTTAATCTGTTGATTTGTAATTGTTGTTACTAGCGACTTGTGGTTTATTCTTAGGGGGATGAGGAGTCTGGTGGTCTACACTTTGGCGTCCATGTGGGGCATCTGGTGAACGATAAAAGCCCTGTGCCGATGGTGTTGGAGATGATGCTGGAGCATGTGGAAATGCATGGTCTTTACACAGAAGGCATCTACCGCAAATCAGGGTCTGCCAATCGAATGAAAGAGCTGCACCAGCGACTTGAAACAGGTGACCTTTTTGACCTTATGTGAGCAttgagtttactttttttttcagatgcaGGCCAGAGGCCAATATACtgtattgttcaaaataatagcaGTACAATGTGACTAACCAGAATAATCCAggtttttagtatatttttatttctacatggCAAACAAGTTACCAGTAGGTGCAGTAGAttctcagaaaacaaacaagaccCAGCATTCATGATATGCACGATCTTAAGGCTGTGCCACTGGGCAACTAGTTGAAAGgggtgtgtttaaaaaatagcAGTGTGGCATCCAATCAGTGAGGTTAtcaattttatgaaaaaaacaggTGTGAATCAGGTGGCACCAATTTAAGGATGAAGCCAGCACTTGTTGAACATGCATTTGAGAAAAATGGGTCGTTCAAGACATTGTTCAGAAGAACGGCGtactttgattaaaaagttGATTGGAGAGGGGAAAACCTATAAAGAGGTGCAAAAAATTATAGGCTGTTCAGCTAAAAGGATCTCCAATGCCTTAAAATGGAGAGCAAAACCAGAGAGATGTGGAAGAAAACGAAAGACAACCATCAAAATGGATCAAAGAATAATCAGAATGGCAAAGGCTCAGCCAATGATCAGCTCCAGGATGATCAAAGACAGTCTGGAGTTACCTGTAAGTGCTGTGACAGTTAGAAGACGTCTGTGTGAAGCTAATCTATTTTCAAGAGTCCCCCGCAAAGTTCTTCTGTTAAAAAAAGGCATGTGGAAAAGCGGTTACAATTTGCCAAAGAGCACATCAGCTGGCCTAAAGAGAAATGGAGGAACATTTTGTGGACTGATGAGAGTAAAATTGTTCTTTTTGGGTCCAATGGCCACCGACAGTGTGTGAGATGACCCCCAAACTCTGAATTCAAGCCACAGTACACAGTGAAGACAATGAAGCATGATGGTGCAAGCATTATGATATGGGCAGGTTTCTCCTACTACGGTGTTGGGCCAATTTATCACATACCAGGGATCATGGATCAGTTTGCATATGTCAGAATACTTGAAGAGGTCTTGTTGCCTTATGCTGAAGATGAAATGGGTGTTTCAACAAGACAATGACCCCAGACACACAAGTAAACGAGCAAAGTCTTGGTTCCAAACCAACAAAATTAATGTTATGGCGTGGCCAGCCCAATCCCCGGACCTTAATCCAATCGAGAACTTGTGGGGTGAtgtaaaaaatgctttttatgaagcaaaaccaagaaatgtaaataaattgtAGAATGTTGTTAAAGAATCATGGAGTGGAATAACAGCTGAAAGGTGCCACAAGTCGGTTGACTCCGTGCCACACAGATGTGAAGCAGTTATAAAAAACTATTTTCATACAACTAAATGTTAGTTTAGTGATTCACAGGATTGCTAAAtcctacaaacaaaaatgtttctacTGAATAATTTTGAGTTTGTACAATCAACGGCAGACAGTGCTATTTTTTTGAACACACCCCTTTCAACTAGTTGCCCAGTGGCAATATAAAAAACCTGGGTTATTCTAGTTATTCACATTGTACtgctattattttgaacaagactgtaactttatgggagatttactgtttttgaaagaaattacTAAAATTATCCTTATTTCTTATTAGGCTCCATAatcttgccatattaatcttaaggCTTAAACTCTTTTCAACTGGCAACAATCACTTTCTGCAGCTTCtgtgaaaaaaaagtatttcatt contains:
- the LOC117370261 gene encoding unconventional myosin-IXb isoform X10, with the protein product MSVRDGAATMATVAGGGGGGGGPASLNDLDNRSYLLQIYPRLTAQSSACCCLTVQKDSTAASVISDAATALGLDPGRSYVLAEVKESGGEEWILEAGDLPVQRVLLWPRKAQEKHAQSLGFYFLLQERNHDGTIRYVHLPPLSKEQQVQQLAARGFLPPPQDDFADLCNLPVLNEDTILNNLRTRFYKKKIYTYAGSILIAINPFKFLPIYNPKYVKMYENHQLGKLEPHIFAIADVAYYAMLRKRVNQCIVISGESGSGKTQSTNFLIHCLTALSQKGYASGVERTILGAGPVLEAFGNAKTAHNNNSSRFGKFIQVNYLESGVVRGAVVEKYLLEKSRLVSREKNERNYHVFYYLLLGASEAERKEFKLLPPEEYFYLKQQNFKIEDEEDLRHDFERLQQAMEMVGFLPPTKKQIFSVLSAILYLGNVTYIRKSNGREEGLEVGPPEVLATLSDLLKVKEELLVEALTKRKTVTVNDKLILSYSHSEAITAKDSMAKSLYSALFDWIVLRINHALLNKKDMEESVPCLSIGVLDIFGFEDFENNSFEQFCINYANEQLQYYFNHHIFNLEQEEYQAEGITWHNIDYTDNVGCIHLISKKPTGLLYLLDEESNFPHATEETLLAKFKQQHQGNKYFVPTPVMEPAFVIQHFAGRVKYKIKDFREKNTDHMRPDIVALLRSSDRSYVRQLIGMDPVAMFRWGILRATIRALAAFNEAGRAWAAKTSGIVRPASRTPLGELQRSNTPIERMYKRASMLDFCFDHSEERPLEAFEDIFASYENKKDMHAQIISSIKNLQLDAEDPRKLLQSWGRLRFPRHVLQKNKNTKQKQVIPKRLLDSRSLKFIVGLTLHDRTTKSLLHLNKKKKPPSISAQFQASLTKLLETLNRAEPYFIRCIRSNAEKKEMYLDETLVVQQLRYTGMLETVRIRRSGYGAKYTFQEFFTQFRVLLPKNATESKEVISALLEKMGLDPTTYQIGKTKVFLKELERQQLQDTLHKEVMRKIIFLQRWVKARLQRKAFLDMRHAAVVIQRSWRRYCEEEQRRRAAIVIQALWRGHLQRKAYNLQKKGATKIQALVRGHSARRRCQSMREEKRKKEEEEREAQRRLEEEEQRRREEEERRRLEEEERRKATEEEAHKRAEEELARRIQAAEEEARKKLEEEKERSEPQTREDPDIELVTEETLDETQDLPEEVEDGEITTGLQDEEQMEIKGTEAEAGPQQPGKGDNEENLNKLTLEDTTFSTLLHPLPQMAPTDTAHLPTNTENAQGKFPDRNHSAIQEKREKRRRRGLEHNRRETERAAASSSPPTNKDQSTAPKVKTPETSKLRERADSKEIDQYTFVVQKIKDDKGGKREEKTSPPQAPPVRPSTLLLQCLDHDKNELGESAGAVNLQRRPGAIKEKPEKWKGRRSDDYDTVTPPAGRNGALKRQLMESASSSVDSLSPSSEGAGALSPREFTHTDSHTERSLGGSFRWRPQDSGHQDPFQSIPSTPDRSGGFLSKILKKRPQKEVQTPDDGEITPSFSEKSCGGEGYSARPLAQPYGERSGKALGRNPTIKISRATRVSEQWNASLDREITNANELRHLDEFLGNQVNDFRSRGKSLSATEAIFVTATMQFRETIKAMYSLSKPTIGYKDLMTSYKNKVFHLADDKQKAEVQLVVNLFQSVLDGFIRGEMKKEEAEPVKPKARKKRRKKDKSMESPLDHVFVNYQVSIMQSCDQCTSYIWGMEKAYMCSSCKMVCHKKCLNKIVTDCYTFCAKRGDEESGGLHFGVHVGHLVNDKSPVPMVLEMMLEHVEMHGLYTEGIYRKSGSANRMKELHQRLETDPHQVCLEDYPIHTVTGLVKQWLRELPDPLMTFTHYNDFLHAVELPEKQEQLQAIYKELEELPTANFNTLERLVFHLVRVCKEEAHNRMSPNSLAIVFAPCILRCPDSADPLLSMKDVAKTTICVEMLITEQIRRYNEKMEEIEQLEYAETLAVNQLKLKRQNTVHEKASSDLSVVPENEPVDSETEAEKNLVERIKSIKQEKEDLACRLPDMEQPGSDQENLDSEASLSSESLLDEQQRSSAHSSEPEGLDQ
- the LOC117370261 gene encoding unconventional myosin-IXb isoform X9, which codes for MSVRDGAATMATVAGGGGGGGGPASLNDLDNRSYLLQIYPRLTAQSSACCCLTVQKDSTAASVISDAATALGLDPGRSYVLAEVKESGGEEWILEAGDLPVQRVLLWPRKAQEKHAQSLGFYFLLQERNHDGTIRYVHLPPLSKEQQVQQLAARGFLPPPQDDFADLCNLPVLNEDTILNNLRTRFYKKKIYTYAGSILIAINPFKFLPIYNPKYVKMYENHQLGKLEPHIFAIADVAYYAMLRKRVNQCIVISGESGSGKTQSTNFLIHCLTALSQKGYASGVERTILGAGPVLEAFGNAKTAHNNNSSRFGKFIQVNYLESGVVRGAVVEKYLLEKSRLVSREKNERNYHVFYYLLLGASEAERKEFKLLPPEEYFYLKQQNFKIEDEEDLRHDFERLQQAMEMVGFLPPTKKQIFSVLSAILYLGNVTYIRKSNGREEGLEVGPPEVLATLSDLLKVKEELLVEALTKRKTVTVNDKLILSYSHSEAITAKDSMAKSLYSALFDWIVLRINHALLNKKDMEESVPCLSIGVLDIFGFEDFENNSFEQFCINYANEQLQYYFNHHIFNLEQEEYQAEGITWHNIDYTDNVGCIHLISKKPTGLLYLLDEESNFPHATEETLLAKFKQQHQGNKYFVPTPVMEPAFVIQHFAGRVKYKIKDFREKNTDHMRPDIVALLRSSDRSYVRQLIGMDPVAMFRWGILRATIRALAAFNEAGRAWAAKTSGIVRPASRTPLGELQRSNTPIERMYKRASMLDFCFDHSEERPLEAFEDIFASYENKKDMHAQIISSIKNLQLDAEDPRKLLQSWGRLRFPRHVLQKNKNTKQKQVIPKRLLDSRSLKFIVGLTLHDRTTKSLLHLNKKKKPPSISAQFQASLTKLLETLNRAEPYFIRCIRSNAEKKEMYLDETLVVQQLRYTGMLETVRIRRSGYGAKYTFQEFFTQFRVLLPKNATESKEVISALLEKMGLDPTTYQIGKTKVFLKELERQQLQDTLHKEVMRKIIFLQRWVKARLQRKAFLDMRHAAVVIQRSWRRYCEEEQRRRAAIVIQALWRGHLQRKAYNLQKKGATKIQALVRGHSARRRCQSMREEKRKKEEEEREAQRRLEEEEQRRREEEERRRLEEEERRKATEEEAHKRAEEELARRIQAAEEEARKKLEEEKERSEPQTREDPDIELVTEETLDETQDLPEEVEDGEITTGLQDEEQMEIKGTEAEAGPQQPGKGDNEENLNKLTLEDTTFSTLLHPLPQMAPTDTAHLPTNTENAQGKFPDRNHSAIQEKREKRRRRGLEHNRRETERAAASSSPPTNKDQSTAPKVKTPETSKLRERADSKEIDQYTFVVQKIKDDKGGKREEKTSPPQAPPVRPSTLLLQCLDHDKNELGESAGAVNLQRRPGAIKEKPEKWKGRRSDDYDTVTPPAGRNGALKRQLMESASSSVDSLSPSSEGAGALSPREFTHTDSHTERSLGGSFRWRPQDSGHQDPFQSIPSTPDRSGGFLSKILKKRPQKEVQTPDDGEITPSFSEKSCGGEGYSARPLAQPYGERSGKALGRNPTIKISRATRVSEQWNASLDREITNANELRHLDEFLGNQVNDFRSRGKSLSATEAIFVTATMQFRETIKAMYSLSVSIFWNKIRFRDFCMFLSFIPLQKPTIGYKDLMTSYKNKVFHLADDKQKAEVQLVVNLFQSVLDGFIRGEMKKEEAEPVKPKARKKRRKKDKSMESPLDHVFVNYQVSIMQSCDQCTSYIWGMEKAYMCSSCKMVCHKKCLNKIVTDCYTFCAKRGDEESGGLHFGVHVGHLVNDKSPVPMVLEMMLEHVEMHGLYTEGIYRKSGSANRMKELHQRLETDPHQVCLEDYPIHTVTGLVKQWLRELPDPLMTFTHYNDFLHAVELPEKQEQLQAIYKELEELPTANFNTLERLVFHLVRVCKEEAHNRMSPNSLAIVFAPCILRCPDSADPLLSMKDVAKTTICVEMLITEQIRRYNEKMEEIEQLEYAETLAVNQLKLKRQNTHFWHLPLRFSAPYKGVVVHEKASSDLSVVPENEPVDSETEAEKNLVERIKSIKQEKEDLACRLPDMEQPGSDQENLDSEASLSSESLLDEQQRSSAHSSEPEGLDQ